A single genomic interval of Mycolicibacterium holsaticum DSM 44478 = JCM 12374 harbors:
- a CDS encoding zinc-binding dehydrogenase codes for MKTVVCTNANLHVVDQPTPIPGKGQLLIDVLRCGICGSDLHARHHMDELADVMAETGYDEFMRSDQQVVFGHEFCGTVVDHGPRTRKAPKPGTLVVAMPLLRRGADVHGIGLTAKAPGAYAEQLLVEQALAFPVPNGLPADVAALTEPMAVGWHAVQRGDVGKGQVAMVIGCGPIGLAVILALKAKGVRTVIASDFSAGRRALATRCGADIVVDPAQESPFSGEHGFLESFTDAGDLALSTIEKLDKLRLPWWHVWRAADKVGATTPKHPVIFECVGVPGIIESVISSAPVFSRVVVVGVCMGADHIRPAMAINKEIDLRFVLGYTPLEFRDTLYLLADGKIDAAPLITATVGLAGVEAAFDALGDPEAHAKILIDPASSADAP; via the coding sequence GTGAAAACCGTCGTCTGCACCAACGCGAACCTGCACGTCGTCGATCAGCCCACCCCGATCCCGGGCAAGGGTCAGCTGCTCATCGACGTGCTGCGGTGCGGCATCTGCGGCTCGGATCTGCACGCGCGCCACCACATGGACGAGCTCGCCGACGTGATGGCCGAAACCGGCTACGACGAGTTCATGCGCTCCGATCAGCAGGTGGTGTTCGGCCACGAGTTCTGCGGCACGGTCGTCGACCACGGTCCACGGACCCGCAAGGCCCCCAAGCCCGGCACGCTCGTCGTCGCAATGCCGCTGTTGCGCCGCGGCGCGGACGTGCACGGCATCGGCCTGACGGCCAAGGCGCCCGGCGCGTACGCCGAACAACTGCTCGTCGAACAGGCCCTCGCGTTCCCGGTGCCCAACGGGCTGCCCGCCGACGTCGCCGCGCTCACCGAACCGATGGCGGTCGGCTGGCACGCCGTGCAGCGCGGCGACGTCGGCAAGGGTCAGGTCGCCATGGTCATCGGCTGCGGGCCGATCGGGCTGGCCGTCATCCTGGCGCTGAAAGCCAAGGGGGTGCGCACGGTGATCGCCAGCGACTTCTCGGCCGGGCGTCGGGCGCTGGCGACCCGGTGCGGCGCCGATATCGTCGTCGATCCCGCACAGGAGTCGCCGTTCTCCGGGGAACACGGATTCCTCGAATCATTCACCGACGCAGGCGATCTTGCGCTGAGCACGATCGAGAAGCTGGACAAGCTGCGGCTGCCGTGGTGGCATGTGTGGCGCGCCGCCGACAAGGTGGGGGCCACCACACCCAAGCATCCGGTCATCTTCGAATGCGTTGGGGTGCCGGGCATCATCGAGAGCGTCATCAGCAGCGCGCCGGTGTTCTCCCGCGTGGTGGTCGTCGGAGTGTGCATGGGCGCCGACCACATTCGCCCGGCGATGGCGATCAACAAGGAGATCGACCTGCGCTTCGTGCTCGGCTACACGCCGCTGGAATTCCGCGACACGCTGTATCTGCTGGCCGACGGCAAGATCGACGCCGCGCCGCTGATCACCGCGACCGTCGGGTTAGCAGGAGTCGAGGCCGCGTTCGACGCGCTGGGCGACCCGGAGGCGCACGCCAAGATCCTGATCGATCCGGCAAGTTCCGCGGACGCGCCGTAG
- the recC gene encoding exodeoxyribonuclease V subunit gamma yields the protein MALHIHRAERTDLLADGLGALLSEPLADPFAEELVIVPAKGVERWLSQRLSHMLGRANGDDGVCAGIAFRNPRSLIAELLGLDNRADDPWAPDAMVWPLLEVIDASCAEAWCKPLATHLGHFETGEEQELRQGRRYAVARRLAGLFASYARQRPQLLVDWENGAAGDVAPDLQWQPPLWRALLDNVAADPPHVRHAKTIARLEESPTDLPQRISLFGHTRLPSTEIELLHALSAHHELHLWLPHPSDRLWSSLRGVHGQLPRRLDTSHREVDHPLLATLGRDLRELQRSLPGDAHTDEYLPGPDRPDTLLGWLQADITANALHPNGRVHNASDRSVQVHSCHGPARQIDVLREVLLGLLADDPTLEPRDILVMCPDIETYAPLIVAGFGLGDMIKGVHPAHRLRVKLADRALTQTNPLLGVASQLLALAGGRATSSEVLNLAHAAPVRARFGFTDDALEDITRWVRQANIRWGFDQEHRQPFGVDFVQNTWRFGIDRVLAGVAMSDDSQTWIATTLPLDDVSSNRVELAGQLAEYVHRLQHVVESLTGARPLKDWLSALADGIELLTDVGDDDAWQISQLQREFGDVLSTAGSRADTVLRLPDIRALLQRHLAGRPTRANFRTGTLTVCTMVPMRSVPHRVVCLVGLDDGVFPRRGIVDGDDALARDPMTGERDIRSEDRQLLLDAIGAATETLVITYTGANEYSGQERPPAVPLAELLDTLDHTARNPVRDAVVVKHPLQPFDTRNVIPGALIPQRSFTFDPTVLRAAQTRGGERAERPSFISGPLPAVPPGDVALADLVGFFRDPVKGFFRALEYTLPWEVDGVEDAMPVDIDALQEWTVGDRMLQDMLRGMDPRQAKDVEWRRGTLPPGQLGWRTANAICEQSALIAEATRPYQSAEPRAVDVDIDVGGGRRLTGTVSPVYGDRLVSATYSKLDGRHLLQPWIRLLALFAHAPSRDWAAVSVGRPRRGTTPRVEVMGRPASSAVELLADLVAMYDEGRRAPLPLPVKTSFAWAEAVHAHRDAERNAGYRWRSDRYPGEDAEPAYQRAFGKNAWLKDLVSRGLDTYARRLWLPMLQALQ from the coding sequence ATGGCTCTGCATATCCATCGGGCTGAACGCACCGACCTCCTCGCCGACGGGCTCGGTGCGCTGCTGTCAGAACCGCTGGCCGATCCGTTCGCCGAGGAACTGGTCATCGTGCCTGCCAAGGGTGTCGAGCGGTGGCTCAGCCAGCGGCTCTCCCACATGCTGGGCCGCGCAAACGGCGACGACGGCGTGTGTGCGGGGATCGCGTTTCGCAACCCGCGTTCGTTGATCGCGGAGCTGCTCGGCCTGGACAACAGGGCCGACGACCCGTGGGCGCCGGATGCGATGGTGTGGCCGCTGCTGGAGGTGATCGACGCCAGCTGCGCCGAGGCCTGGTGCAAACCGCTGGCCACCCACCTCGGTCACTTCGAGACCGGCGAGGAACAAGAGCTGCGGCAGGGCAGGCGCTACGCGGTGGCGCGCAGGCTGGCCGGGCTGTTCGCCTCCTACGCCCGGCAGCGTCCGCAGCTGCTGGTCGACTGGGAAAACGGTGCCGCCGGTGACGTCGCCCCTGATCTGCAGTGGCAGCCGCCGCTGTGGCGGGCCCTGCTCGACAACGTCGCCGCCGACCCACCCCACGTCCGGCACGCCAAAACCATTGCCAGGCTTGAGGAGTCCCCCACCGACCTGCCGCAGCGGATCTCGCTGTTCGGACACACCCGGCTGCCCAGCACCGAGATCGAACTGCTGCATGCGCTTTCGGCTCACCACGAGCTTCACCTGTGGCTGCCGCATCCCAGCGACCGGCTGTGGTCGTCGCTGCGCGGCGTGCACGGGCAGCTGCCCCGCCGCCTCGACACCAGCCACCGCGAAGTCGACCACCCGCTGCTGGCCACCCTCGGCCGGGACCTGCGCGAGCTGCAGCGCAGCCTGCCCGGCGACGCCCACACCGACGAGTACCTACCCGGCCCCGACCGGCCCGACACCCTGCTGGGCTGGCTGCAGGCCGACATCACCGCCAACGCGTTGCACCCGAACGGTCGGGTACACAACGCATCTGATCGTTCGGTGCAGGTGCACAGCTGCCACGGTCCGGCCCGCCAGATCGACGTGCTGCGCGAAGTGCTGCTCGGACTGCTCGCCGACGATCCGACGCTGGAACCGCGCGACATCCTCGTCATGTGCCCCGACATCGAAACCTATGCGCCGCTGATCGTCGCCGGGTTCGGCCTCGGCGACATGATCAAGGGCGTGCATCCGGCGCATCGGCTACGCGTCAAACTCGCCGACCGTGCGCTCACCCAGACCAACCCGCTGCTGGGCGTCGCGTCACAGCTGCTGGCGCTCGCCGGGGGGCGCGCCACCTCCAGCGAGGTGCTCAACCTCGCGCACGCCGCGCCGGTGCGGGCCCGGTTCGGGTTCACCGACGACGCACTCGAGGACATCACCCGCTGGGTGCGCCAGGCGAACATCCGCTGGGGTTTCGACCAGGAACACCGCCAGCCGTTCGGTGTCGACTTCGTCCAGAACACCTGGCGTTTCGGCATCGACCGGGTGCTGGCCGGGGTGGCGATGTCCGATGACTCACAGACCTGGATCGCCACCACGCTGCCGCTCGACGACGTGAGCAGCAACCGTGTCGAGCTGGCCGGGCAGCTGGCCGAATACGTGCACCGGCTGCAGCACGTCGTCGAATCCCTCACCGGCGCACGGCCGTTGAAAGACTGGCTGAGCGCGCTGGCCGACGGCATCGAACTGCTCACCGACGTCGGCGACGACGACGCCTGGCAGATCAGCCAGCTTCAGCGCGAGTTCGGCGACGTACTCAGCACCGCCGGTTCCCGCGCCGACACCGTGCTGCGGCTACCCGACATCCGCGCGCTGCTGCAGCGCCACCTGGCCGGGCGGCCGACCCGGGCCAACTTCCGCACCGGCACGCTGACCGTATGCACCATGGTGCCGATGCGTTCGGTGCCGCACCGGGTGGTGTGCCTGGTCGGCCTGGACGACGGGGTGTTCCCGCGGCGCGGCATCGTCGACGGCGACGACGCGCTGGCCCGCGACCCGATGACCGGTGAGCGCGACATCCGTTCGGAGGACCGGCAACTGCTGCTCGACGCGATCGGCGCGGCCACCGAGACGCTGGTGATCACCTACACCGGCGCCAACGAGTACTCCGGGCAGGAACGCCCGCCCGCGGTGCCGCTGGCCGAACTGCTCGACACGCTCGACCACACCGCTCGGAACCCGGTGCGCGACGCTGTCGTGGTCAAACATCCGCTGCAGCCGTTCGACACCCGCAACGTCATCCCCGGTGCACTGATCCCGCAACGCTCCTTCACGTTCGACCCCACGGTGCTGCGGGCCGCGCAGACCCGCGGCGGCGAGCGGGCCGAACGGCCGTCGTTCATTTCCGGACCGCTGCCCGCTGTCCCGCCCGGCGACGTCGCGCTGGCCGACCTGGTCGGCTTCTTCCGCGACCCGGTGAAGGGCTTCTTCCGGGCGCTGGAGTACACGCTGCCGTGGGAGGTCGACGGCGTCGAGGACGCCATGCCCGTCGACATCGACGCGCTGCAGGAGTGGACGGTCGGCGACCGGATGCTGCAGGACATGCTGCGCGGCATGGACCCTCGACAGGCCAAAGACGTCGAATGGCGACGGGGCACCCTACCGCCCGGCCAATTGGGTTGGCGCACAGCCAATGCCATCTGTGAGCAGTCAGCGCTGATCGCCGAAGCGACCCGACCGTACCAAAGCGCCGAACCCCGCGCGGTCGACGTCGACATCGACGTCGGCGGTGGACGCCGGCTCACCGGCACCGTCTCGCCCGTCTACGGCGACCGGCTGGTGTCGGCGACGTACTCCAAGCTCGACGGGCGACATCTGCTGCAGCCGTGGATTCGGTTGTTGGCGTTGTTCGCCCACGCCCCGTCGCGCGATTGGGCGGCGGTGTCGGTCGGCAGGCCAAGGCGGGGCACCACCCCGCGCGTCGAGGTGATGGGCAGGCCCGCGTCGTCGGCGGTCGAGCTGCTGGCCGATCTGGTGGCGATGTACGACGAGGGCAGGCGAGCACCGTTGCCGCTGCCCGTCAAGACGTCGTTCGCGTGGGCCGAGGCCGTACACGCTCACCGCGACGCGGAACGCAACGCCGGCTACCGGTGGCGCTCGGACCGCTACCCCGGCGAGGACGCCGAGCCGGCCTACCAGCGCGCGTTCGGTAAGAACGCGTGGTTGAAGGATCTGGTGTCACGCGGCCTGGACACGTATGCGCGCCGGTTGTGGCTGCC